Part of the Mycolicibacterium mengxianglii genome is shown below.
TCGAACATCAGTGCTGACGTGGGCGCCAGCGTCTCGTGGCCGCCGCCTTTGCCCAGCAGCAGCACGCCGGAATGTTCCGCGGTGGGTATCAGTTCCACCACCGTCTTGGTGACCCCTTGCAGAACGTCTTCCAACGGCACTGGCATGGCGACGCTGCGGGCCAGTTCGGCCATGCGCGTCGCCAGGTCGGGTTTTGACTCAGACGTCATGCCGACACTCTGGCACAACGCGATGGTGGACGTTACGTTTGTCCTCGGTTACCGGGGGTACTAAGGGCCGAGGTGTGTACGGTGGTCGACCTCCGCGCTCACCGAGGTCTCGTCGGTTCAGACCCCGAGCCGACGGGGCCGCCCGGGGTTGAAGCGTTGGACCGTCGACGATTTCGACGATGAGCGGTACCACCCGTCAGAATGCTCTTCACATGGCCGTAGGTCGAGTCCTGCGACTGAAACGACTGACAATCACCCGCCGCGAAATAGCTCACACCGCTCGCTCCGCCACCCACCGCATCGCAAACTCCCCGAAAATTGGGCCTGGCACTCCCCCCGCCCAGAGTGCTAAAACGGTACTTGCACAGTGATTGGCTGCCCGCCAGGGTGGTGGGCTTCTGGAAGACCGAGGAGGTGGATTGCTGTGCTTCGTTTTGATCCGTTCAGTGACCTTGACGCCGTGACCCGGGGCTTGCTGAGCAGCCAGTCCGGATCAAATCGCAGTCCGCGGTTTATGCCAATGGACCTTTACAAGGTTGATGACCATTATGTCCTGACCGCCGATCTTCCTGGTGTGGACCCGGGTTCGGTCGACGTCAACGTCGACAACGGCACCCTCACCCTCACCGCCCACCGGTCGGCCCGCTCCGAGGATTCCGTGCAGTGGTTGGCCAACGAACGCTTCTCCGGCACCTACCGGCGGCAGCTATCGCTGGGCGACGGCATCGACATCACGGGCATCTCCGCCACCTACGAAAACGGGGTGCTGACGGTGACCATCCCGCTGGCCGAACGTGCCAAACCGCGCCGGATCGAGGTCACCCGAACCGAGAACACCCGGTCCATAGAACCGACCACGGTAGACGCGGACTGATTCTCCGGAGGTCCTGTCACCGCCGCCGGGTGTACGGCCGTGCACCCGGCGGCACGTCAGTCGTAGCGCGACAAGCGAAATCGGAGGTGGGCCCGCACTGCGGGCCATTCGATATCCACGATCGAGTACACCACGGTGTCGCGGCGGGAGCCGTCGGGCAGCAGCTGGTGGCTGCGCAGAATCCCGTCCCGCTTGGCACCCAGCCGTTCGATCGCCGCCCTGCTGGTGGTGTTGAAATAGTGCGTGCGGAACTCGACTGCGACACAACCGAGCTCGTCGAACGCATGACTGAGCATCACCAGCTTTGTTTCGGTGTTGACACCGGTGCGCCGCGCCGACCCCGAGTACCACGTGCACCCGATCTCGAGCCGACGGTTGGGCGCATCGACGTGGAAGAAACTCGACGAGCCCACCAGGGCACCGTCAGTGAGCCGCCGGACGACATAGGTGACGCCCTGATCGCCCGCCTGCATTTTCAGTTGCCGGTGCACCCACTCCCCTGCCGTCTCCGGCGAAGGCGCAGTAGTGAACCACAACGAGCCGGCATCGCCGTCCGCGGCGGCCACCGCGATCTCCGGAATGTGTTCCACCGTAAGGGGTTCCAGCAGAACCCAGCGCTGCCCGGCCAGTGTTCCGGGTGTCACGAACCGGCTCACCTGGGCGCACCTCGCGCCTTGATTGTGGCGTCCACCAGCGCCCACACCGAACACAGGACGGCGGCCGCAGCGGCACCCGCCCCGAGATAAAGGCCGTAGGCCGGCACCACCGGCGCCGCCACGTACAGGCGGTAATAGGCCACCATCAGCCCGGCGATCATCAGTGAAATAGCCAGCGCTGCACCGGCGGCGGCGCGCGGCGAAAACCCCCTCGCCGTCATCGCCCCCGCCACCAGCAGGGTGGAGGTCAACAGCACGATCAACTGACCGGCGCCGAATCCGACGCTGAGATGCACACTGCCCACGGTGCCGCCGACGGCGTTCGCACGTCCGCCGCCGTCAGCTGTGGTGCTGATCCACGGTAGCCAGACGCTGACGGCCAGCACCGTCGCGCACAACGTCACCAACCAACCGGGACGTGGGCTTGCCATGGGCAGACCCTATCTGGCTTCGGTGACGACCCCGGGAGCCGCCATCGTCAAGATCCGGTCCAGCTCCAGGCGGCGCAGGAAATCGTCGTCGTGGCTCACCACGATCACGGCGCCACGGTAACTGCGTAGCGCATCAACGAGCTGGTCGACGCTGGTGATGTCCAGGTTGTTGGTCGGCTCGTCCAGAATGATCAGCTGCGGCGGGGGTTCGGCGAGCAGCACCCGCGCCAAAGCGACCCGGAACCGCTCCCCGCCGGAGAGGGTGCCCACCGGTCGGTGCACGCTGTCGCCGCGCAACAGGAACCGCGCCAGTTGCCCGCGGATTCGCTCGGCGCCGGCATCCGGAGCCACCGCATGCACAGCGGCCAGAACCGTCGTCGCGTCGTCGAGCCCTGCAGCGGACGCGCCTAGCCGCTGCGGCAGGTAACCCACCCGGTCGGTCAGCAACCGGCCCGCGAGCGCCTCCTCGGAGCACAACAGGGCCTCCAGAAACGTGGTCTTACCGATGCCGTTGGGTCCGACGATCCCGATCCGTTCCGGGCCCTGCACCACCAGCACCCCACCGGGGCCGCGTAGCTCGGCAAGCCGTCGGCCGGCGGGCACAACCGGGTCGGGCAACTCGACGCGAATGTGCTCGTCCTCGCGGACCCGCGCGGCCGCGGCCTCGGCGGACTGCCGTGCCGCCTGCAGCCGGCCTTCGTGGTCGGACCGGAACTTACCCGCCGAGACCTGGGCCGCCATCGCCCGGCCATTGGCCACGATTTTCGGTACCCGCTTCTCGGCGTAGGCCTTCTTGCCGGCTCGGTTGCGCCGTGCCAGCTTCGTCTCGGCCTCCGCCCGTTGGCGTTGCTGCACCCTGGCCGCCTGATCAGCGGCGCGGGCGGCCTGCGCGGCGGCCGCCTGCTCGGTCTCGAGGTGGGCACGCCACTGCGAATACGGACCGCCGAAAACCGTCAGTTCGCCGCCGTGCAGTTCTGCGGTGTGGTCCATGAGCTCCAGCAGCGCCACGTCGTGGCTGACGATCACCACCGCGCCCGGCCAGTCGGCGATGCTGCGGTGCAGCGCAGCGCGGGCGCCCCGGTCGAGGTTGTTGGTCGGCTCATCGAGCAGCGTCACCGCTGCCCGCCGCAGCCGGAGCCCGGTGACCGCGATGAGCATCGCCTCACCGCCGGACACGGTTGCCACCGGCCGGCCCAGATCGACGGCACCCAGCCCGATGTCGGCCAAAGCGGCCCGCGCCCGGGTGTTGATGTCCCAGTCGTCGCCGACGGTCTCGAAGTGCCGGTCGCCGATGTCGCCGGATTCGATGGCGTGCAGCGCGGCCAGCACCTCAGCGACGCCGAGCAATTCGGCCACCGAGGGGTCGGCGGCCAGGGTCAGGGTCTGCGGGAGGTAGCCGACCTGGCCGCTGGCGGTGACGGCGCCGGTGGTCGGGGTCAACTCACCGGCGATGAGCCGCAACAAGGTGGACTTCCCGGATCCATTGGTACCGATGAGCCCGGTGCGGCCGGGGCCGAAAGCAGCCGTGACTCCGGCCAGGGCGATTGACCCGTCGGGCCAGGTAAAACCGAGATCGTTGAGGACAACGGAAGTCTGAGAGTGGGACATGACGGCTCCGGTGGTGAGCGGGGAAGCGCTGAAACCGGAGCCGAGGAGGTGCGGCGAGTCGACGGTTGTCAGCGCGCGGACGGCGCGAGACCGTTGATGCCTGTCATGCCCCCACCGTAGTGACGGCGGCCCATCGGGGGCAACCGAATTGTCGCCGTGCCCGGTTTTCGTAGGCTGGTGGCTATGACCGACCTGCCCGAGTGGGCTGAGCAACTGGACCTGGCGCCGCACCCCGAGGGGGGCTGGTTCCGCGAGACCTGGCGCAGCGACCTGACCCTCGGGCCGTCGGCGTTACCGCCCGACTACATCGGGCCCCGCAACGCCGGTACGGCGATCCTGTTCCTGCTGATGCCCGGCCAACAGTCCGCCTGGCATACCGTCCGCAGCGCCGAGTTGTGGTTCTACCATCGCGGCGGACCACTGCTGCTCGAGATCGGCCGCGAACAAGCAAGTGCCACAACGCATCTGCTGGGCAGCGACATCGCCGCGGGCGAGCACCCGCAAACGATCGTCCCGCCGGGGCATTGGCAGCGTGCCCGCCCCCGCGGCGACGAGCCCTGTCTGGTCAGCTGTGTCGTGGTACCGGGATTCGACTTCGCCGACTTCGCGCTACACGCGCCTTAACCGAGCAGCCGCACCGCGGCCGCCACCAGTGCGGCATTGCCGTCGGTGACCGACCCGTCCGGCAGGGTGAGCGTGTCCTCCAGGCCGATGCGGGTCTGCACACCCCGCAGTCCGGCGTGCTCGATCATCGGCCAGCAGCTGGCGTTGAGACCGTGCAGCAGGATCGGTGCAGGCGAATTGGCTGCGCGCACCCGGTCGAGCAGGTCGTCGGCCAAGGCGATGTCCGCGTCGTCCTCCAGCTCGATCATCACCCGCAGACAGTGCTGGGCGATGTCGGATTCGGCCCACGACGCCGCGGCCTCGGCATGGAAGATGCCCACCTCGATGCCGAGCCCCCGCGACAGCAATACTTCGGCGAGCTCCGGCGAACCGGGCTCATGCCAGTTCAGCGAGGTGAAGTCGGGCAGCACCGGCCACGCCCGCACCGCCTCCAGCCGCTGCTGCGCGTCCGGCAACGCCCAATACCCCGTCGTGACACCCACCGGCAGACCCGGAACCGCGTGGCGCACCGCGGTGACCGCCGCCGCGACGGTGTCGGGCAGCAGCGAGTCTTTGCCGTCGGGGGTCTTGGGATGCATGTGCACCACGGCGGCCCCCGCCCGATGAGCAGCGAGGGACTCCGCCGCAAGTTGTTCCGGGGTCACCGGCAGGTTCGGATGCTGATCGGGGGTACGCGCGCCGTTGATGGCTGCCTCGATGAAGATGTTGGGACCACTCATGGGTCCTATCTTCGCCGACTACTGCACAGCTGCGAGATTGAACCCCGCTCCGGTGGGATCGGACACCGCGGCCAGCCGGCCGTACGGGGTGTCCTCGGCACCGCGAATGATCTTTCCGCCGCAGCCGGTGATGACTTCCAACGTCTTGTCGACGTCGCCGGTTCCGAGGAACACACTCCACTCGGACCGGTCGGCGACAGCCGCGCCGTCCATCACGCCGAGCAGGGGCTCGCCGTCGAAAATTGCGTTGGTGTACCGGAATTCAGGCGTGTCTGCTTCGGCACGGGTCTCCCAGCCGAATACCGAGGTGTAGAAGTCGAGGGCGCCGCGATAGTCGGTGACCGTGAGTTGATGCCACACCGGCGAGCCCGCTTCCCCGACGATCTCGAAGCCGTTGTGCCCGTTCGGCTGCCAGAGTCCGGTCACTGCACCCGCAGGATCGGTGGCCACCGCCATCCTGCCCTTGGCGGGCACGTCCATCACCTGACCGCACGACGTGCCACCGGCCGCGTGCCATGCCGCCAGGGTGGCGTCGACGTCGGCGGTGTGCAGATAGGTCGTCCAGCCGTCCGGTGCATTCCACTGCGGATCGTTGGCCATCAGACCGGCGACCGGGCGGTCGTCCCGCAGGGCAGTGACGTAGCCGCCGTATTCGGGGCCCGCAGTCTCGAACGTCCAGCCGAACACTGCGCCGTAGAAGCTCATGGCAGCGTCGAGATCAGAGGTGGTCAGATCAATCCAGATGGGTGCGCCCAGCGGGGTCATGATGGTTCCTTGGGGGTCGATGTCGGTTGTCACCGATACAGACCAGGGGTCGCGCGAAAACTCATCGCAGTCCCCCACCAGCACGTCATTGTGGCGGGCGGCGCCGGCGATCAGATCCTCGATCGACTTGGAATGGTGAAGACCACCGATGCCGCGTTGTCCCGACGGCACTGAAATCGACTGCGCAGCAATATATCTCGGTCGAGCGGTCGCGCTCTTCTGGTCCTTGCCGGCCTTGGCCACCACCACCGGCAGTACCAGCGTGGCCAATGCGTCACCAACCACACCAGAACCGTTGCCGTCGTCCAGGCGCCGAGGCCCCGGATCTGGAGTCCGCTGGCCTCGGGGTATCCGGCCACGTCACCCGCAGCGGCCTGGCCGGCGCTTCTGTCAGGCCGGCGCGTACAACGTTTTGAACCGCTGCAATGACTCCTGGATGTCACTCTTGAGTGCACCGGCGACCAACATGCCGATGGGCCCGAACAGCGCAGGCCCGCCCAGGTGCACGTCCAGAGCCACCGTCGAGCCGGTGTCGGCGGGCTTGACCTTTGCGATCAGCTTGACCTTCACCCCGCCCTTGCCGTCGCCGTTGAGGGTCATCCCCTCCGGCGGTTTGAAGTGCACGATGGTCCACTGCACCCGGTTGAGCATCCCCTTGACCTCGACGATCGAGTCGAGGACGGCGCCCTTCTCCAGGGTCTTGGGCAGCGGGCTGCGCCACATCCGGTGGATCGACAGCCACTCTTTGAATCGCGAGAGGTCAGACGCGCACTCCCAAGCCTGCTCCGGCGGCAATGGGACGTCGACGGAAACGGAAAGCTTCGCCATGGCTCAATTCTGGGTCGGGGGCGCCGGGTTCGGAGGGGCCGGGGGTGGTGCCGGTGGGCTCGGAGGGGTGGCCGGGGGCGGTGTAGCTGTGTTCGAAGGGGTGGCCGGGTTCGGGTTCGGGTGCGGGTTTGGGCTCGCGTTCGGGGGTGTCACCCCACCGTTTTCCCTCAGCCTCTTCTTGGCCTGCTCCTGCACCTTGTCCACGACACCGGCATGCTTGCCCTGCGTCTTCTTGTCGACGAGGTCACCGGCCTTCTCGATGGCCTGATCCACCTTGTCCGCGTTCTTGTGGAGCAGGTCTTTTGCCTTGTCCAGGAATCCCATGGTTCACCTTCCTGTGTTCGGTCCGACAGTCTTGCTTTCAACCTACCTGCTCAACAGCTTTCCAGAGCTGGCGTTTTTCACCCAGGATGCGGCCGCCCAGCCACCACAGCGCCTCGATGACGAGCGCCGCGACCAGACCGATGCCCAGTGCCATCGTGGTCAGCTCGACATTGGACGGGTCGAGCATGAACTTCTCCCTGGCCAGCGGCAGCGAGAAGATCACCACGTAGGCCAGCGCGGACGTGGCCACCAGCGCCACCCGCCACCACTCGTAGGGCCGAGCCACACACGCCAGCACCCACCACGCGCCCACGAGCAAGGTGATCAGCGCCGCCGTCGACGCCTGCGTCTGTTCCTGCGCCGGGGCGTGCTGACCCTGGTAGGCCAGCAGGTAGGACACGAACGTCGCGGTGCCGACCACCAGCCCCGTCGGCAGCGCTCCCAGCATCACGCGCCGCACGAAACCCGGATGCGCCCGCTCGGTGTTGGGTGCCAGGGACAAGATGAATGCGGGGATGCCGATGGTGAACCAGGCCGCGATGGTGATGTGGATCGGCTGGAACGGGAACAGCAACGGGTCCCAGCCCAGAGCACTGCCGAAGACCTTCGACCCGAGGCCGGCCAGGCCGACCAGCAGTGCCAGCAACACCGAGTACACGGTTTTGGTCAGGAACAGGTTCGAGACCCGTTCGATGTTTCCGATGACGCGGCGTCCCTCGGCGACCACATAGGGCAGCGTGGCGAACTTGTTGTCCAGCAATACGATCTGCGCCACCGCCCGCGACGCCGGGCTACCGGAACCCATGGCGACGCCGATATCGGCGTCCTTGAGTGCCAACACGTCATTGACGCCGTCCCCGGTCATCGCGACAGTGTGACCACGGGACTGCAGAGCGTGCACCATCGCGCGCTTCTGATCCGGACGGACCCGGCCGAACGTGGTGCACTCCTCGACCGTCTCGGCCAAGGCTTCTGGTCCGTCCGGCAGGTTTCGGGCATCCATCGTCTCGCCCCGCAGCCCGAGCGAGCCCGCTACGGCACCGACGGACACGGCGTTGTCACCGGAGATCACCTTCACCGAGACATGTTGTTGGGCAAAGTATTCGAGGGTTTCCCGAGCGTCGGCGCGTATCTTCTGCTCCAGGACCACCAGCGCGACCGGTGTCACCTCCCCCGGCGCCTCGGGGGCGTCCACCTGATACTGAGCCGAACCGAGCAGCAACACCCGCAGCCCCTTGGCGCCGATCCGCTCCGCCTCCCCGGCAACCTCCGAGGCGGAGTTCAGCAGAACATCGGGCGCTCCGATCACCCAATTTCCGTGTCCGGCAAAAGAAACGCCGCTCCACTTGGTGGCCGACTTGAACGGCGCGGACGCGGTGACCGACCAGTCCGGCGGGTGTGGATACGCCTCCGCGATCGCGAGCATGCTCGCGTTGGGCCGGGCGTCGGCTGCCGCCACCGATGCCAACACCTCGGCGACGTCGTCGGCACCCAGGGTTTTGACCTCGGCGAGCCGCATACCGTTCTCGGTCAGGGTGCCCGTCTTGTCGGCACATACGGTGTCCACCCGCGCCAGCCCTTCGATCGCGGGCAGCTCGTTGACCAGACACTGGCGCCGGCCCAGCCGGACCACACCGACAGCGAAGGCGATCGAGGTCATCAGCACCAGACCCTCGGGCACCATCGGAACAAGTGCGCCGACCATGCGCAGTACCGTCTCCCGCCAACCCAGGTCGGTGGTGAACAGCTGGGTGTAGACAGTGAGGATTCCGGCGGGCCACAGCAGATAGGTGATCAACCGCAGGATGGTGTTGATACCGCTACGCAGTTCGGACTTCACCAGGGTGAACTTGCTGGCCTCCTCAGCCAGTTTGGCGGCGTAGGCCTCCCGGCCGACTTTGGTCGCACGGTAGGCACCGGACCCCGAGACGACAAAGCTCCCCGACATCACCGGTTCCCCGGCGTCCTTGGCGATGGGGTCCGCCTCGCCGGTCAGTAGTGACTCGTCGACTTCGAGGTTCGACTCCTCGATGATCTCGCCGTCGACGACGATCTGGTCGCCGG
Proteins encoded:
- a CDS encoding antitoxin encodes the protein MGFLDKAKDLLHKNADKVDQAIEKAGDLVDKKTQGKHAGVVDKVQEQAKKRLRENGGVTPPNASPNPHPNPNPATPSNTATPPPATPPSPPAPPPAPPNPAPPTQN
- a CDS encoding cation-translocating P-type ATPase → MTETPAAGLVAGLTDAEVAQRVAEGKTNDVPTRAARSVSEIIRGNVFTRINAILGVLFLIVLSTGSLINGLFGLIIFANSAIGIIQELRAKQTLDKLAIVGQAMPTVRRQSGTAPRAPNEVVLDDIIELGAGDQIVVDGEIIEESNLEVDESLLTGEADPIAKDAGEPVMSGSFVVSGSGAYRATKVGREAYAAKLAEEASKFTLVKSELRSGINTILRLITYLLWPAGILTVYTQLFTTDLGWRETVLRMVGALVPMVPEGLVLMTSIAFAVGVVRLGRRQCLVNELPAIEGLARVDTVCADKTGTLTENGMRLAEVKTLGADDVAEVLASVAAADARPNASMLAIAEAYPHPPDWSVTASAPFKSATKWSGVSFAGHGNWVIGAPDVLLNSASEVAGEAERIGAKGLRVLLLGSAQYQVDAPEAPGEVTPVALVVLEQKIRADARETLEYFAQQHVSVKVISGDNAVSVGAVAGSLGLRGETMDARNLPDGPEALAETVEECTTFGRVRPDQKRAMVHALQSRGHTVAMTGDGVNDVLALKDADIGVAMGSGSPASRAVAQIVLLDNKFATLPYVVAEGRRVIGNIERVSNLFLTKTVYSVLLALLVGLAGLGSKVFGSALGWDPLLFPFQPIHITIAAWFTIGIPAFILSLAPNTERAHPGFVRRVMLGALPTGLVVGTATFVSYLLAYQGQHAPAQEQTQASTAALITLLVGAWWVLACVARPYEWWRVALVATSALAYVVIFSLPLAREKFMLDPSNVELTTMALGIGLVAALVIEALWWLGGRILGEKRQLWKAVEQVG
- a CDS encoding GNAT family N-acetyltransferase, coding for MSRFVTPGTLAGQRWVLLEPLTVEHIPEIAVAAADGDAGSLWFTTAPSPETAGEWVHRQLKMQAGDQGVTYVVRRLTDGALVGSSSFFHVDAPNRRLEIGCTWYSGSARRTGVNTETKLVMLSHAFDELGCVAVEFRTHYFNTTSRAAIERLGAKRDGILRSHQLLPDGSRRDTVVYSIVDIEWPAVRAHLRFRLSRYD
- a CDS encoding cupin domain-containing protein is translated as MTDLPEWAEQLDLAPHPEGGWFRETWRSDLTLGPSALPPDYIGPRNAGTAILFLLMPGQQSAWHTVRSAELWFYHRGGPLLLEIGREQASATTHLLGSDIAAGEHPQTIVPPGHWQRARPRGDEPCLVSCVVVPGFDFADFALHAP
- a CDS encoding VOC family protein translates to MTPLGAPIWIDLTTSDLDAAMSFYGAVFGWTFETAGPEYGGYVTALRDDRPVAGLMANDPQWNAPDGWTTYLHTADVDATLAAWHAAGGTSCGQVMDVPAKGRMAVATDPAGAVTGLWQPNGHNGFEIVGEAGSPVWHQLTVTDYRGALDFYTSVFGWETRAEADTPEFRYTNAIFDGEPLLGVMDGAAVADRSEWSVFLGTGDVDKTLEVITGCGGKIIRGAEDTPYGRLAAVSDPTGAGFNLAAVQ
- a CDS encoding 3-keto-5-aminohexanoate cleavage protein translates to MSGPNIFIEAAINGARTPDQHPNLPVTPEQLAAESLAAHRAGAAVVHMHPKTPDGKDSLLPDTVAAAVTAVRHAVPGLPVGVTTGYWALPDAQQRLEAVRAWPVLPDFTSLNWHEPGSPELAEVLLSRGLGIEVGIFHAEAAASWAESDIAQHCLRVMIELEDDADIALADDLLDRVRAANSPAPILLHGLNASCWPMIEHAGLRGVQTRIGLEDTLTLPDGSVTDGNAALVAAAVRLLG
- a CDS encoding ABC-F family ATP-binding cassette domain-containing protein; this encodes MSHSQTSVVLNDLGFTWPDGSIALAGVTAAFGPGRTGLIGTNGSGKSTLLRLIAGELTPTTGAVTASGQVGYLPQTLTLAADPSVAELLGVAEVLAALHAIESGDIGDRHFETVGDDWDINTRARAALADIGLGAVDLGRPVATVSGGEAMLIAVTGLRLRRAAVTLLDEPTNNLDRGARAALHRSIADWPGAVVIVSHDVALLELMDHTAELHGGELTVFGGPYSQWRAHLETEQAAAAQAARAADQAARVQQRQRAEAETKLARRNRAGKKAYAEKRVPKIVANGRAMAAQVSAGKFRSDHEGRLQAARQSAEAAAARVREDEHIRVELPDPVVPAGRRLAELRGPGGVLVVQGPERIGIVGPNGIGKTTFLEALLCSEEALAGRLLTDRVGYLPQRLGASAAGLDDATTVLAAVHAVAPDAGAERIRGQLARFLLRGDSVHRPVGTLSGGERFRVALARVLLAEPPPQLIILDEPTNNLDITSVDQLVDALRSYRGAVIVVSHDDDFLRRLELDRILTMAAPGVVTEAR
- a CDS encoding Hsp20/alpha crystallin family protein, yielding MLRFDPFSDLDAVTRGLLSSQSGSNRSPRFMPMDLYKVDDHYVLTADLPGVDPGSVDVNVDNGTLTLTAHRSARSEDSVQWLANERFSGTYRRQLSLGDGIDITGISATYENGVLTVTIPLAERAKPRRIEVTRTENTRSIEPTTVDAD
- a CDS encoding type II toxin-antitoxin system Rv0910 family toxin, with the protein product MAKLSVSVDVPLPPEQAWECASDLSRFKEWLSIHRMWRSPLPKTLEKGAVLDSIVEVKGMLNRVQWTIVHFKPPEGMTLNGDGKGGVKVKLIAKVKPADTGSTVALDVHLGGPALFGPIGMLVAGALKSDIQESLQRFKTLYAPA